In the Deltaproteobacteria bacterium genome, TGTCTTCCTCTCTTATGTCGTGTATGGCCGCACACAGGACAGCAATCATCAGGCGCTTTTCCGATTCGGCGCAATCGGCTGGAATAAAATCCTCATATGCCTCAAAAAGCGCCTTATCTTCTTTCACATTTGCTACTCTTTCTTATGGCTGCGCGTGTGATTTTACCTGGCCACGACGTAACTGTACATATTCTCTAAGCAATCGCTCGGCTTTTTCAAACGCGTCGCGAATGGCGACGTATACGTCCTCATGTTCCTGGCACTCATCCGGAGAGCGATTAATTGCTATCTCTCGTCCTGGAACATGGATTACTAAATGTACCGAATATATCTCCCCCTTATGGCTATGGCGATGCGGTTTGTCGAGAGTTACATTGCAGCTAATTATGTCCGCGCAAAAACGCTCTAGTTTCGAAACTTTTTCTTTAATCTTTGTTTCTAGAGCGAGCGAAGGCTCAACTGCGCCAAAGCAGATATTTAAGGGTTCTTGCATGGAAAATTCTAACCTCCAACGAAAAAAGTTTATCTCGTAATCTATATAATTTTGTCAGTATTAAATCCAGTATCACTTGAAATTTAGAGAAATGTGC is a window encoding:
- a CDS encoding ribosome-associated translation inhibitor RaiA, with product MQEPLNICFGAVEPSLALETKIKEKVSKLERFCADIISCNVTLDKPHRHSHKGEIYSVHLVIHVPGREIAINRSPDECQEHEDVYVAIRDAFEKAERLLREYVQLRRGQVKSHAQP